Proteins from a single region of Cryptococcus neoformans var. neoformans JEC21 chromosome 6 sequence:
- a CDS encoding Rho small monomeric GTPase, putative — protein MSSSPNNRAIRRKLVIVGDGAAGKTSLLNVFAVGHFSESYEPTVFDNYVTEIELDGKPVQLALWDTAGQEEYERLRPLSYSKAHVILIAFAVDTPDSLENVTQKWIEEVRSICGKAIPVILVACKADLRDKAVANGTYSPERFTDHATGQRIADSIGAKGYFETSALQNRNVDAVFEAATRAAVLVRDAGHGGVGAPNGSFDAGGRKDWGREKEEKKFGCCVIA, from the exons ATGTCTTCAAGTCCCAACAACCGTGCA ATTAGGAGAAAGCTCGTCATCGTTGGGGACGGCGCAGCAGGAAAGACCTCGTTGCTCAACGTGTTTGCAGTCGGTCACTTCTCAGAGAGCTAT GAACCAACAGTGTTTGACAACTATGTGACGGAGATTGAACTCGACGGAAAGCCTGTTCAACTGGCTTTGTGGGACACTGC CGGTCAAGAAGAGTATGAAAGACTACGACCCCTTTCTTATTCCAAAGCGCACGTAATTCTCATCGCCTTTGCGGTAGATACACCTGACTCACTGGAGAATGTCACCCAAAAA TGGATAGAGGAAGTTAGGTCTATCTGTGGCAAAGCTATCCCTGTCATTCTTGTGGCATGCAAGGCCGATCTCCGTGACAAGGCTGTTGCGAATGGCACTTACTCTCCCGAACGATTCACAGATCATGCTACT GGCCAAAGAATAGCAGACTCCATCGGCGCAAAGGGATACTTTGAAACTTCAGCTTTGCAAAACCGAAATGTCGATGCCGTATTTGAAGCTGCTACGCGAGCAGCAGTCTTAGTCAGGGATGCGGGGCATGGCGGGGTGGGTGCCCCGAATGGGAGCTTTGATGCGGGAGGACGGAAAGATtgggggagggagaaggaggagaaaaaattTGGGTGTTGTGTCATTGCTTAA
- a CDS encoding ribosomal protein S2, putative, with amino-acid sequence MAERGGFGRGRGGAGGRGRRGPRRGGKKEEDKEWVPVTKLGRLVKDGKIKSMEEIYLFSLPVKEFQIIDLFLPALKDEVMKIMPVQKQTSAGQRTRFKAFVAVGDFDGHVGLGIKCAKEVATAIRGAIISAKLSIVPVRRGYWGSHIAEPHTVPCKVSGKSGSVMCRLIPAPRGTGIVAAPASKRMLQMAGIQDCYTQSKGCTATQGNFLKATMAALAKTYQFQSPDLWNVIAPGLTPYDEHSSWLAIAAKKAANY; translated from the exons ATGGCTGAGCGAGGTGGTTTCGGACGTGGTCGTGGCGGTGCCGGTGGCCGAGGCAGGAGGGGTCCCCGACGAGGCGgtaagaaggaggaggacaaggaatG GGTCCCCGTTACCAAGCTCGGTCGATTGGTGAAGGACGGCAAGATCAAGTCCATGGAGGAGAtctacctcttctctctccccgtcAAGGAGTTCCAGATCAttgaccttttccttcctgccCTCAAGGACGAGGTTATGAAGATCATGCCCGTCCAGAAGCAGACTTCTGCCGGTCAGAGGACCAGGTTCAAGGCTTTCGTTGCCGTTGGTGACTTTGACGGTCACGTTGGTCTCGGTATCAAGTGCGCCAAGGAGGTTGCTACCGCCATCCGAGGTGCCATCATTTCTGCCAAGCTCTCCATCGTTCCCGTCCGAAGGGGTTACTGGGGTTCTCACATTGCTGAGCCTCACACCGTTCCCTGCAAGGTCTCTGGCAAGAGCGGTTCCGTTATGTGCCGATTGATCCCTGCCC CCCGAGGTACCGGTATCGTTGCCGCCCCTGCTTCCAAGCGAATGCTCCAGATGGCTGGTATCCAGGACTGTTACA CCCAGTCTAAGGGTTGCACTGCCACCCAGGGTAACTTCTTGAAGGCTACCATGGCTGCCCTCGCCAAGACCTACCAGTTCCAGTCCCCCGACCTCTGGAACGTTATCGCTCCTGGTCTTACTCCTTACGACGAGCACTCTTCCTGGTTGGCTATCGCCGCCAAGAAGGCCGCCAACTACTAA
- a CDS encoding expressed protein, with translation MPKEAKLPSTTPPPALFPQILPLLISRLTTSPVNLQILPVIETALHIQRCVTLEPMPGVSASSLIPLQKLLELSTSHPAAVRVPAIIDAILAHPIHSPVISQIISNVFNESPDSIEIWRIDVLPELINQTKAGGQKDVVLAVKLMLGMIRAHDELIGLTLEVSEEVLRGLSMAYSKLGEDDRKTRTGVSEEIRLGAMEDVLMICKELITRVGMEGAAGDAMLRFLGENESAAMGVMQGKSLRGDCEALWGKNGRKFSPDSVIIGKLEKKRDDLAKLDPRVMSILAIFPTIPPHLLLIALSHPQFSSIPAGSKASPGELAEPLLACMLNHGEGLPEELGGLKAVVSKLGNAQAAGEVPDEKRKEKKKFERRNIFTAEDLDISRLRLKDGESALPELQSTIPQHIRDSIQRLISLQASEEEERRQALADSNLLLSDDESDMDDSGEIPLQVRVSGGDTEDTAPVDSDGEAVKVSRRNQQNQNNGMPDKERYEILRTLYLDDPGLFDRDGVTRRSDERKKMREMLGWDDGQIEGWRVMLERDPQKDVILEAHRDRMARKGTSSSGYNNRNNRHDNRARQPSPDGSVMSMNTSYTSNSHSNGGGRGGKGRQNKGNRGHSNAARTRGHDRKMRQMGA, from the exons ATGCCCAAAGAAGCTAAACtcccttccaccaccccTCCCCCcgctctcttccctcaaatcctccctctcctcatctcccgcCTCACCACATCGCCTGTCAacctccaaatcctcccAGTTATCGAAACCGCCCTCCACATTCAACGCTGTGTCACTCTTGAACCCATGCCAGGTGTCTCTGCCTCAAGCTTGATCCCACTTCAAAAATTACTTGAactctccacctcccatcCCGCCGCGGTCCGGGTACCTGCCATCATTGATGCTATCCTCGCCCACCCTATCCATTCGCCCGTCATCTCTCAGATCATTTCCAACGTCTTCAACGAGTCACCGGACAGTATCGAAATTTGGCGAATTGACGTGCTGCCCGAGTTGATCAATCAGACTAAAGCCGGTGGTCAGAAGGACGTTGTGCTTGCAGTCAAATTGATGCTCGGTATGATTCGCGCACATGACGAACTCATCGGTCTCACTCTTGAAGTATCAGAGGAAGTTCTTCGCGGTCTGAGCATGGCATACTCAAaattgggagaagatgaccGTAAAACTCGGACTGGGGTGTCTGAGGAAATCCGGCTGGGCGCAATGGAAGATGTACTCATGATCTGTAAAGAGCTCATCACCCGAGTCGGGATGGAAGGTGCAGCAGGAGATGCCATGTTACGCTTCCTAGGCGAAAATGAAAGTGCGGCAATGGGCGTCATGCAGGGAAAGAGTCTAAGAGGGGATTGTGAAGCCCTATGGGGAAAGAACGGACGTAAGTTTAGTCCGGATAGCGTGATTATTGGAAagttggaaaagaagcGAGACGATCTTGCCAAGCTTGACCCAAGGGTAATGTCCATCCTCGCTATTTTCCCTACGATCCCGCCTCACCTTTTACTCATCGCTCTGTCGCACCCGCAATTCTCGTCAATCCCAGCTGGATCTAAAGCTTCGCCCGGTGAACTTGCCGAACCTTTGTTGGCGTGCATGTTAAATCACGGTGAAGGTTTGCCAGAGGAGCTTGGAGGATTGAAAGCGGTGGTTAGCAAGCTGGGTAATGCGCAGGCTGCTGGCGAGGTACCGgatgaaaaaagaaaggagaaaaagaagttTGAGAGAAGGAATATATTCACCGCTGAAGATCTGGACATTAGCAGATTGCGACTGAAAGATGGCGAGAG TGCACTTCCCGAACTTCAATCTACCATCCCACAACACATCCGCGACTCCATCCAACGTCTCATCTCCCTTCAAGCatccgaagaagaagagcgcCGTCAAGCCTTGGCCGACTCCAACCTGCTCTTATCAGATGATGAATCTGACATGGACGATTCCGGAGAAATCCCGCTCCAAGTCCGTGTTTCAGGCGGTGATACCGAAGACACCGCGCCGGTGGATAGTGATGGTGAAGCCGTTAAAGTCTCGAGGAGGAATCAGCAAAACCAGAATAATGGAATGCCAGATAAGGAAAGATACGAGATCTTGCGCACGCTGTATCTGGATGATCCAGGGCTGTTTGATCGAGATGGTgtgacgaggaggagtgatgagaggaagaagatgagggaaaTGCTCGGATGGGATGATGGGCAAATTGAAGGGTGGAGAGTCATGCTTGAAAGAGAT CCCCAAAAAGACGTTATTCTTGAAGCACATCGTGATAGGATGGCACGTAAAGGTACATCATCGTCCGGCTATAATAACCGTAACAATCGTCACGACAACCGCGCACGACAGCCATCACCCGATGGCTCGGTCATGAGCATGAATACAAGCTATACCAGCAACAGTCATAGTAATGGcggtggaagaggggggaaggggaggcaAAATAAAGGGAATAGAGGACATTCGAATGCTGCAAGGACGAGGGGACATGATCGGAAGATGCGTCAGATGGGCGCATGA
- a CDS encoding vesicular-fusion protein sec18, putative — MSFFKRSDPNAPAARRAAQGSPAPYQRVPDNASYSSLPPPIQQAPPPRQSPLPSQDPYGRASGLGGGYGAPVYQVTQPTHPGLGPRGASHYSEKSQNEYGYQSQPQKGYPQQSHGSTGSGIFNIAPCPSDALALTNRLVVHPSDFPSDVDFALLRGRFVFSIIRDNTGTLPPGHVGPSKIIRQWVGLSAVGETVDIEPYHPGNGEWASTAEIEVGFRLKRKETQDIFDSEEMAAAFINAFPSLPLTPLQPLVFDYRGHELKATVRAISTLDGQDGRTGVTMEGTEIIWVKDPTSGIKLKNSSKRGPTNAILAPNFKFEDMGIGGLDTEFAAIFRRAFASRIFPPGLVEKLGIQHVKGILLYGPPGTGKTLMARQIGKMLNAREPKVVNGPEILNKFVGQSEENIRKLFADAEKEQKEKGDESGLHIIIFDELDAICKQRGSTNSGTGVGDSVVNQLLAKMDGVDQLNNVLIIGMTNRMDMIDEALLRPGRLEVHIEISLPDEEGRLQILNIHTTKMRSNGVLANDVDLAELASLTKNFSGAELGGLTKSATSFAFNRHVKVGTVASFEDVENIKIGRADFLHALEEVQPAFGVSEEELQQVVQNGIIHYSSRVNEILNDGQLLVEQVRKSERTPLVSVLLHGPSGAGKTALAATIAMGSDFPFIKLISPETMVGFTESQKIAQLHKVFADSYKSPLSVVVVDSLERLLDWNPIGPRFSNGVLQALVVLFGKRPPKGRRLLVLATTSNRSILSDMDVLSTFDADIPIPPITSVKHIERCLREVNLFSSNEEMQRAVGMLRDVKFGEGGNGELVVGVKKLLSMAEMARQDPDPAAKLVASLIREVS; from the exons ATGTCTTTCTTCAAACGAAGCGATCCAAATGCCCCAGCAGCCCGACGAGCAGCACAAGGATCTCCTGCTCCCTATCAGCGAGTGCCCGACAATGCCTCGTActcatctcttccgccCCCAATTCAGCAAGCTCCGCCACCCCGACAGAGTCCTCTACCTTCCCAAGACCCTTATGGCCGAGCAAGCGGACTAGGAGGTGGATATGGAGCTCCCGTTTATCAGGTAACGCAACCAACACACCCGGGTTTGGGACCAAGGGGTGCAAGCCATTATAGCGAAAAGTCTCAGAATGAATATGGTTACCAATCCCAGCCCCAAAAAGGGTATCCTCAGCAGAGTCATGGTAGTACTGGAAGTGGGAT CTTCAACATTGCACCATGCCCTTCGGATGCCCTGGCCTTGACTAATCGCCTTGTCGTACATCCATCCGATTTCCCTTCAGACGTTGACTTTGCTCTCCTGCGAGGACGATTCGTGTTTTCTATCAT TCGCGATAATACCGGCACTTTGCCGCCCGGCCACGTCGGCCCGTCCAAGATTATCCGCCAATGGGTCGGCTTATCAGCCGTCGGTGAGACTGTTGACATTGAACCTTACCATCCAGGAAACGGGGAATGGGCCAGCACTGCAGAGATCGAG GTTGGGTTCaggctgaaaaggaaggaaaccCAGGATATTTTCGACAGCGAGGAGATGGCTGCTGCCTTCATTAAC GCATTCCCTTCGCTTCCTTTGACCCCTCTCCAACCCCTTGTGTTTGACTACCGTGGACATGAACTCAAAGCCACTGTCCGAGCAATCTCCACGCTTGACGGTCAAGATGGTCGAACCGGTGTCACCATGGAGGGTACAGAGATCATTTGGGTAAAGGACCCCACTAGCGGCATAAAGCTCAAGAATAGTTCAAAGAG AGGACCTACTAATGCTATTCTTGCTCCCAACTTCAAGTTTGAGGATATGGGTATTGGTGGCCTCGATACCGAGTTTGCTGCCATCTTCCGACGAGCATTTGCGAGCCGAATCTTCCCTCCTGGCCTTGTCGAAAAGTTGGGCATCCAACACGTTAAAG GTATTCTCCTCTATGGCCCTCCCGGTACCGGTAAAACACTTATGGCCAGGCAAATCGGCAAGATGCTGAATGCTCGAGAGCCCAAGGTTGTTAACGGGCCGGAGATTTTGAATAAATTTGTCGGTCAGAGTGAAGAGAATATCAGGAAACTGTTCGCCGACGCCGAGAAAGagcagaaagaaaagggcGACGAGAGTGGTcttcacatcatcatctttgatGAGCTCGACGCCATTTGTAAACAGCGTGGCTCCACCAATAGTGGCACCGGCGTCGGTGATTCCGTCGTCAATCAACTTCTCGCCAAGATGGACGGTGTCGATCAACTGAACAATGTGCTCATTATTGGTATGACCAACCGTATGGACATGATCGACGAAGCCCTTCTCCGTCCCGGACGTTTGGAAGTTCACATCGAAATTTCCTTGCcggacgaggaaggaaggttaCAGATTCTGAACATTCACACAACCAAGATGAGGAGCAATGGTGTTTTGGCCAATGATGTCGATTTGGCGGAACTCGCGTCCTTGACAAAGAACTTTTCGGGTGCCGAGTTGGGTGGGTTGACCAAAAGTGCGACAAGTTTTGCGTTCAACAGGCACGTCAAA GTCGGTACGGTTGCGTCGTTTGAAGATGTCGAGAATATCAAGATTGGCCGAGCGGATTTCCTACATGCCTTGGAAGAAGTACAGCCCGCCTTTGGTGTCTCTGAGGAGGAACTGCAACAGGTCGTCCAGAACGGCATCATTCACTACTCTTCCCGTGTGAAT GAAATTCTCAACGACGGCCAATTACTTGTGGAACAGGTCAGAAAATCCGAACGTACCCCTCTTGTCTCTGTGCTTCTTCACGGCCCTTCAGGTGCGGGCAAGACTGCTCTCGCCGCTACGATTGCAATGGGGTCAGACTTCCCTTTTATTAAGCTCATCTCACCCGAAACTATGGTTGGCTTTACAGAATCTCAAAAGATTGCCCAACTCCACAAGGTGTTTGCCGATAGTTATAAGAGTCCTCTTAGTgtggttgttgttgatagTTTAGAAAGACTCTTGG ACTGGAATCCTATCGGTCCCAGGTTTTCGAATGGCGTGTTACAAGCTCTTGTAGTCCTATTCGGCAAACGACCTCCCAAGGGCCGTCgacttcttgtccttgctACAACATCCAATCGCTCCATACTCTCCGACATGGATGTCCTCTCCACTTTTGATGCCGATATCCCTATCCCGCCTATCACTTCTGTTAAACACATCGAACGATGCCTACGCGAGGTCAACTTATTCTCTTCGAATGAGGAGATGCAGCGAGCAGTGGGCATGTTGCGGGATGTCAAATTTGGCGAAGGAGGGAATGGCGAGTTGGTGGTGGGTGTGAAGAAGTTGTTATCGATGGCGGAGATGGCGAGACAAGACCCTGATCCTGCAGCCAAGTTGGTGGCGAGCCTGATAAGAGAAGTGAGTTAG
- a CDS encoding expressed protein, which yields MPALIPQLEPPKDADPIAAATIQLLEQVRATTEWYTNGDSSASSFIDFSGYRQLQEWAKNPEALNVIDKILRARLGLPFPYNQKALILVQLIPEDKLAPYAPLLKPLVESSPDSTSAYTYATPFIVTLATSLHSLADGQAKKTEAKKKEDEEKVKWNSWSEVYGKSRADWVGLPVDNGGVKWGWWAGEPIGVEEWWKNRNIGE from the exons ATGCCAGCCCTGATCCCTCAACTCGAGCCACCTAAAGATGCAGACCCCATCGCTGCCGCCACCATTCAGCTCTTGGAACAAGTCCGGGCTACGACAGAGTGGTATACCAATGGAGATTCTTCTGCGTCGAGCTTTATTGATTTTTCTGGGTATCGACAACTGCAAGAGTGGGCAAAGAATCC TGAGGCGCTGAATGTTATTGATAAGATTTTACGGGCGAGGTTGGGATTGCCTTTCCCTTATAACCAAAAG GCACTCATCCTCGTTCAACTTATTCCAGAAGATAAGCTTGCCCCTTACGCTCCCCTCCTCAAACCACTTGTTGAATCCTCTCCGGATTCAACTTCTGCCTATACCTACGCCACACCATTCATTGTGACCCTGGCCACATCTCTCCACTCTCTCGCAGATGGacaagcgaagaagacggaagcgaagaagaaagaggacgaggagaaggtgaagtGGAATTCATGGAGTGAGGTTTATGGGAAGAGTAGAGCGGATTGGGTTGGGTTGCCGGTGGATAATGGGGGTGTGAAGTGGGGATGGTGGGCTGGGGAGCCAATCGGGGTGGAggagtggtggaagaataGGAACATTGGGGAGTAA